In Litorimonas taeanensis, one DNA window encodes the following:
- a CDS encoding LysM peptidoglycan-binding domain-containing protein, giving the protein MMQMKHSLIGMGLIAGLAACSTAQENPNYKYSSKYEGQEDVRMVANSGQNAVQNASYYHDATPVTAGAEYDRQRDFTNSAPSSAATSSQTIYTSQSHTYSQGAQTYQTTPSATLPSYQVQASSQTSPYQTAPSQTVTSGAAAPTDTAYAGQSVEGTPGYGVYIPETTTQDMTPYTAPTQSVVAANTSISGASEYHDIDRFQSVPAIAAPMPMPSTQVFSTGSYIVKQGDTVYSLSRQLCVGVEDLKLSNGLGSNYGIQIGQTLTLPASQC; this is encoded by the coding sequence GTGATGCAAATGAAACATAGCTTAATCGGAATGGGACTTATAGCGGGCTTGGCCGCCTGTTCGACAGCGCAGGAAAACCCAAACTATAAATATTCATCCAAATATGAAGGCCAAGAAGATGTGCGCATGGTCGCCAATTCGGGGCAAAACGCTGTGCAAAATGCGTCTTATTATCACGATGCCACGCCCGTGACCGCGGGTGCAGAGTATGATCGCCAAAGAGATTTCACAAACTCCGCACCTTCATCCGCGGCGACGTCATCGCAAACGATATATACTTCGCAATCCCATACCTATTCTCAGGGGGCTCAGACGTATCAGACAACTCCTTCTGCGACATTGCCAAGCTATCAAGTGCAGGCCTCGTCACAGACATCACCGTATCAAACAGCCCCGTCTCAGACAGTCACATCTGGAGCCGCAGCGCCAACAGATACAGCTTATGCAGGTCAAAGCGTTGAAGGTACGCCAGGTTATGGTGTTTATATCCCTGAGACAACAACCCAAGATATGACGCCATATACTGCGCCGACGCAAAGTGTCGTCGCCGCGAACACGTCTATATCCGGCGCCAGTGAATATCACGATATCGACCGTTTTCAGTCTGTGCCGGCCATTGCGGCGCCAATGCCTATGCCGTCCACTCAAGTATTTTCAACGGGGTCTTATATCGTGAAACAGGGCGACACAGTTTACAGTCTCTCTCGCCAATTATGTGTTGGTGTCGAAGACCTTAAACTCTCTAATGGTTTGGGGTCGAATTATGGTATTCAAATCGGGCAAACACTAACGCTGCCTGCCTCGCAATGCTAA